The following are encoded in a window of Thunnus albacares chromosome 17, fThuAlb1.1, whole genome shotgun sequence genomic DNA:
- the prl gene encoding prolactin: MEQERETATRKRKEDKQLRDKRRKMAHRGTNGSKLFMTVLYTVAACSAIPISDLLDRASQHSDKLHSLSTILTQELDSHFPPIGRVIMPRPAMCHTSSLETPNDKEQALQVSESNLLSLARSLLQAWADPLVVLSASANSLPHPAQNSISNKIQELQEHSKNLGDGLNILSGKMEPMAQTISSLPYRGNNIGQDKISKLINFNFLLSCFRRDSHKIDSFLKVLRCRAAKMQPQLC; the protein is encoded by the exons atggagcaagagagagaaacagcaacaagaaaaagaaaggaagacaaacaactaagagacaaaagaagaaaaatggctCACAGAGGAACCAATGGCAGCAAACTCTTCATGACAG TGTTGTATACGGTGGCAGCATGCAGTGCCATCCCCATCAGCGACCTGCTGGATCGAGCCTCTCAgcactctgacaaactgcactCCCTCAGCACAATACTCACCCAAGAGCTG GACTCTCATTTCCCTCCTATAGGCCGGGTTATCATGCCCCGCCCTGCAATGTGCCACACCTCCTCCCTAGAGACACCCAATGACAAGGAGCAAGCTCTTCAAGTGTCA GAGTCAAACCTGCTGTCATTGGCTCGTTCCCTGCTCCAAGCCTGGGCAGACCCACTGGTAGTCCTATCGGCCTCTGCTAACAGCCTGCCTCACCCAGCCCAGAACAGCATATCCAACAAGAtccaggagctgcaggagcACTCCAAGAATCTGGGAGATGGTCTGAACATACTATCTGGCAAG ATGGAACCAATGGCTCAGACCATCTCATCACTGCCCTACAGAGGCAACAACATCGGCCAGGACAAGATATCCAAATTGATCAACTTCAATTTCCTTTTGTCCTGCTTCCGCCGGGACTCTCACAAGATCGATAGCTTTCTGAAGGTCCTACGCTGCCGGGCAGCAAAGATGCAACCCCAGCTGTGCTAA